From the Oryzias melastigma strain HK-1 unplaced genomic scaffold, ASM292280v2 sc00987, whole genome shotgun sequence genome, one window contains:
- the LOC112141940 gene encoding annexin A2-like yields MEPIHYSSNDMWWGTLGTVRPFSNFHPNRDVMEIHNALDRKDVGTLVNILTNRNNAQRQVIAAEYKQTTNKDLIASLKKALSGDLEDLLLDLMMLPEHFDAQRLQDAMAGLGTDEEGLMEILSTRSREQLQHINNAFQQRFKKDLEKELRGETSGDFAKLVVALLKKADSPTLVQKDVEALAASLSGKKANAASWIEIMTSRNSAHLNNVLMEL; encoded by the exons ATGGAGCCGATCCACTACTCCTCAAAT GACATGTGGTGGGGGACCCTCGGAACCGTCCGACCCTTCTCCAATTTCCACCCCAACCGAGACGTGATGGAGATCCATAATGCCCTGGACCGTAAAG ACGTAGGAACGCTGGTGAACATTCTGACCAACCGAAACAACGCCCAGAGGCAAGTCATCGCGGCGGAATACAAGCAGACTACAAACAAG GACCTGATTGCATCCCTGAAGAAGGCTTTGTCAGGAGACTTGGAGGACCTGCTGCTGGATTTAATGATGCTGCCGGAGCACTTTGACGCTCAGCGTCTTCAGGACGCCATGGCG GGTCTGGGAACAGATGAGGAAGGGCTCATGGAGATTTTGAGTACCCGGTCGAGAGAGCAGCTTCAGCACATCAATAACGCCTTCCAACaac GATTTAAGAAAGATTTGGAGAAGGAGCTGAGAGGAGAAACCAGTGGGGACTTTGCTAAGCTGGTTGTGGCTCTGCTGAAG AAGGCCGACTCTCCCACTCTGGTTCAGAAAGACGTTGAG GCCCTCGCTGCATCTCTAAGCGGGAAAAAGGCCAACGCCGCTTCATGGATCGAGATCATGACCTCGAGAAACTCGGCACACCTGAACAATG TGCTGATGGAACT
- the LOC112141939 gene encoding prolyl endopeptidase — MIQRPDLFGCVVAEVGVMDMLKFHKFTIGHAWTTDYGCSDDPAQFQYLIKYSPLHNLPQPPYAGPPYPAVLLLTADHDDRVVPLHTLKFCAALQHGVGSSAQQKQPFMVRVDTRSGHGAGKPTTKAILEETHIFSFIAETLGLSWKD; from the exons ATGATCCAGCGCCCGGACCTGTTTGGCTGTGTGGTTGCAGAAGTGGGCGTGATGGACATGCTCAAATTCCACAAGTTCACCATTGGCCACGCCTGGACCACCGACTACGGCTGCTCTGATGACCCGGCGCAGTTCCAGTACCTCATCAA GTACTCTCCTCTCCACAATCTGCCTCAGCCCCCGTACGCCGGGCCGCCCTACCCGGCCGTCCTGCTGCTGACGGCGGATCACGACGACCGCGTGGTGCCCCTCCACACGCTGAAGTTCTGCGCCGCGCTGCAGCACGGTGTGGGCAGCAGCGCCCAGCAGAAGCAGCCGTTCATGGTGAGGGTGGACACCCGCAGCGGGCACGGGGCGGGGAAACCCACCACCAAGGCCATCCTGGAGGAGACGCACATCTTCTCCTTCATCGCGGAGACTTTAGGGCTCAGCTGGAAGGACTGA